A window of the Tunturibacter empetritectus genome harbors these coding sequences:
- a CDS encoding Sec-independent protein translocase subunit TatA/TatB: MGELFTPTHLIVIAVVVLVLFGGKKLPELGKGLGEGLRGFKDGMKGVNDEVNKPTETTHAVTPKPEESVK; the protein is encoded by the coding sequence ATGGGCGAACTATTTACACCAACACATCTCATCGTTATCGCCGTAGTTGTCCTGGTCCTCTTCGGTGGCAAGAAGCTGCCTGAGCTCGGCAAAGGCCTCGGCGAAGGTCTCCGCGGCTTCAAGGACGGGATGAAGGGCGTCAACGACGAGGTCAACAAGCCGACCGAGACAACCCACGCCGTCACTCCCAAGCCTGAAGAATCGGTCAAATAA
- a CDS encoding PPK2 family polyphosphate kinase, translated as MKIKSPYLIKPNAHIRLTKKSTLDTGNYKSEEAAAAVLVKHRTQLAALQDVFYASQTKALLIVLQGMDTAGKDGTINHIFSGINPQGCDVASFKVPTPLEARHDFLWRVHAQVPPRGMIGIFNRSHYEDVLSPRVHKLISEKTVRRRLDNINTFESMLVDSDVLILKFYLHISRDEQTARLQSRIDASKKRWKLSEADLHERKFWPQYIDAYDHILSTTSPKHAPWFVIPADNKWYRNIAISTILVDVMQSLKLKFPEPTIDASTIKL; from the coding sequence ATGAAGATCAAATCCCCCTACCTCATCAAGCCAAACGCGCACATCCGGCTCACCAAAAAATCCACCTTAGACACCGGCAACTACAAGTCCGAGGAAGCCGCTGCAGCCGTCCTGGTCAAGCACCGCACCCAGCTCGCCGCCCTGCAGGACGTCTTCTACGCCAGCCAGACCAAAGCCCTCCTCATCGTCCTGCAAGGCATGGACACCGCCGGCAAAGACGGCACCATCAACCACATCTTCTCCGGCATCAATCCCCAAGGCTGCGACGTCGCCTCCTTCAAAGTCCCCACCCCGCTTGAAGCCCGTCACGACTTTCTATGGCGAGTCCACGCCCAGGTTCCGCCGCGCGGCATGATCGGCATCTTCAATCGCTCCCACTACGAAGACGTCCTCTCCCCACGGGTTCACAAGCTCATCTCCGAAAAGACCGTTCGTCGCCGCCTCGACAACATCAACACCTTCGAGAGCATGCTCGTCGACAGTGACGTCCTCATCCTCAAGTTTTATCTCCACATCTCACGAGACGAGCAGACCGCGCGCCTCCAATCCCGCATCGACGCCTCAAAAAAGCGGTGGAAGCTCTCCGAGGCCGACCTCCACGAACGCAAGTTCTGGCCCCAGTACATCGACGCCTACGACCACATCCTCTCCACCACCAGCCCCAAACACGCCCCCTGGTTCGTCATCCCCGCCGATAACAAGTGGTATCGCAACATCGCCATCTCTACCATCCTCGTAGACGTCATGCAAAGCCTGAAACTCAAATTCCCTGAGCCCACCATAGACGCCTCCACCATCAAGCTCTAA